A single window of Lutzomyia longipalpis isolate SR_M1_2022 chromosome 1, ASM2433408v1 DNA harbors:
- the LOC129797719 gene encoding uncharacterized protein LOC129797719 has translation MTQNNELYFVDPEYKADATRIYHSWGLQQRTVDRLLYCGISTLEHLIYMTAEDTEIVFKDDSMLGEKILFRKSLKKWREHNGFDDHPDTNASTTSDRQKPETIKDFELKISQPRRCSWESDSSVPATANPKHLDVRDLLRGTHKGIKILNAYDKNCMLTNSEQAQICHIIVDHHMAKDRKMSLEQMSYYAKDIVKAFPSEVERTYFLPRSMSGTKCPQGKLFHRYSNENAKLKKNERDNTPSE, from the coding sequence ATGACCCAGAATAACGAATTGTATTTTGTGGATCCAGAATACAAAGCGGATGCAACGAGGATTTATCATTCTTGGGGACTCCAGCAGAGAACAGTCGACCGGCTGCTGTACTGTGGAATCAGCACCCTGGAGCACTTGATATACATGACTGCAGAAGATACTGAGATTGTTTTCAAGGATGATAGTATGCTGGGCGAGAAAATCCTGTTCAGGAAGAGTTTGAAGAAATGGCGAGAGCACAATGGCTTTGACGATCATCCTGACACAAATGCATCAACAACAAGCGACAGACAAAAACCGGAAActattaaagattttgaactaaaaatatctCAACCACGGAGATGTTCCTGGGAATCTGATAGTAGTGTACCTGCTACTGCAAACCCCAAGCATTTGGATGTGCGAGACCTTCTACGGGGTACCCACAAGGGCATTAAGATTCTCAATGCATACGATAAGAATTGTATGCTAACAAATTCAGAGCAAGCACAGATTTGCCATATTATTGTGGACCATCACATGGCGAAAGATCGCAAAATGAGCCTCGAACAGATGAGTTACTATGCAAAGGACATTGTAAAGGCTTTTCCATCGGAAGTTGAGAGAACTTACTTCCTGCCACGCTCAATGTCTGGCACAAAGTGTCCGCAGGGAAAATTGTTTCATAGGTACTCCAATGAAAATGCCAAACTCAAGAAGAATGAACGTGATAACACACCATCAGAATAA